Proteins from a single region of Nomia melanderi isolate GNS246 chromosome 9, iyNomMela1, whole genome shotgun sequence:
- the LOC116434497 gene encoding short neuropeptide F: MMSSPLYTTSILLVLIVGFVFGTENYMDYGDEISEKSPAENIRELYSLLMQRKAFDNVGYGDIPLEHLMIRKSQRSPSLRLRFGRSDSRLPIGVLSRTMNNIASSRYND, encoded by the exons ATGATGTCAAGTCCATTATATACAACATCTATCTTGTTAGTTCTTATCGTGGGATTTGTTTTCGGAACAGAAAATTACATGGACTACGGAG atGAAATATCGGAAAAATCACCGGCAGAAAATATTCGCGAACTTTACAGTCTCCTAATGCAACGTAAAGCTTTCGATAATGTTGGATATGGCGATATTCCCTTAGAACATTTAATGATCCGTAAATCACAACGATCACCCTCTTTGCGACTACGATTCGGACGTTCGGATTCCCGATTACCC ATTGGAGTATTGTCAAGAACCATGAATAATATTGCATCATCGAGATACAATGATTGA
- the fh gene encoding frataxin isoform X2: MLLSKNVTKYGYFRIISHDSVTKIVNKYLTEERNVQSKRNLVGYLVLQPNKCLNEKSDLKGINHGLIAHFSSNSDKGYSADTELTPVQFEKVSDETLDSLTEYFDELIEKAAHLTEADVSYGIWLSSPKSGPKRYDFVNGKWIYKHDGKTLHELLNSEIPAIVMNATCFEKCSFSGKEKEAIMDTLQ, translated from the exons ATGTTACTGTCAAAGAACGTGACTAAGTATGGCTACTTTAGAATTATATCCCATGACTCCGTAACAaagattgtaaataaatatttaacagaagAAAGAAATGTACAAAGTAAACGAAACCTTGTAGGTTATCTAGTATTGCAGcctaataaatgtttaaatgaaaaaagtgATTTAAAAGGCATAAATCATGGATTAATAGCACATTTTAGTTCTAATAGCGACAAGGGATACTCTGCAGACAC aGAGCTCACACCTGTACAATTTGAAAAAGTTTCAGATGAAACTCTTGATTCGTTAACAGAATACTTTGATGAATTGATTGAGAAGGCAGCACATTTAACAGAGGCAGATGTGTCATATGGG ATTTGGCTTTCTTCTCCTAAGTCTGGTCCAAAACGATACGATTTTGTAAATGGGAAATGGATTTATAAGCACGATGGAAAGACATTACACGAGTTACTTAACAGTGAAATACCAGCAATAGTAATGAATGCAACATGTTTTGAGAAGTGCTCTTTTAGTGGAAAAGAGAAGGAAGCTATAATGGACACTCTTCAGTAA
- the fh gene encoding frataxin isoform X1 yields MLLSKNVTKYGYFRIISHDSVTKIVNKYLTEERNVQSKRNLVGYLVLQPNKCLNEKSDLKGINHGLIAHFSSNSDKGYSADTELTPVQFEKVSDETLDSLTEYFDELIEKAAHLTEADVSYGDGVLTIKFGKTYGTYVINRQTPNKQIWLSSPKSGPKRYDFVNGKWIYKHDGKTLHELLNSEIPAIVMNATCFEKCSFSGKEKEAIMDTLQ; encoded by the exons ATGTTACTGTCAAAGAACGTGACTAAGTATGGCTACTTTAGAATTATATCCCATGACTCCGTAACAaagattgtaaataaatatttaacagaagAAAGAAATGTACAAAGTAAACGAAACCTTGTAGGTTATCTAGTATTGCAGcctaataaatgtttaaatgaaaaaagtgATTTAAAAGGCATAAATCATGGATTAATAGCACATTTTAGTTCTAATAGCGACAAGGGATACTCTGCAGACAC aGAGCTCACACCTGTACAATTTGAAAAAGTTTCAGATGAAACTCTTGATTCGTTAACAGAATACTTTGATGAATTGATTGAGAAGGCAGCACATTTAACAGAGGCAGATGTGTCATATGGG GATGGTGTATTAACTATTAAATTTGGTAAAACGTATGGTACTTATGTTATAAACCGTCAAACTCCAAATAAACAGATTTGGCTTTCTTCTCCTAAGTCTGGTCCAAAACGATACGATTTTGTAAATGGGAAATGGATTTATAAGCACGATGGAAAGACATTACACGAGTTACTTAACAGTGAAATACCAGCAATAGTAATGAATGCAACATGTTTTGAGAAGTGCTCTTTTAGTGGAAAAGAGAAGGAAGCTATAATGGACACTCTTCAGTAA
- the LOC116427824 gene encoding uncharacterized protein LOC116427824, with translation MEIMEDGNLVDRVRILLQRDMQYYQEMQTVLKEPICTRISGGKLDFPRHASFAAIKIVTWWELDFQAAFKRHSGLSSNEERETAESAETEDRVIKQIQPSEFILTVVDTAEQLLEHLHLLIQESLDHADLTVLTATLGAAALIRNCLWCYSQQSKSIVSVSTGEKINKSYKSYHEMAEAVAERILDLHCRLISLYILNEADSLSWNDAKSFFERERCSFVIQMWWLYMQGTKTDLWNTVSPKMAQRIFSGMLNESLSIIVTRFIYARPSLARAEQFWTDAFNVLCCTGYLALNACLSVNEMIGTNLNKLPVAIRDIHAKCNELLTCLLLRGTPLQELYQVFRVGLDNLKILQPRHGLAPWLLICAPNLLGSVESDVYVSSLPEDRAVILELNILRHQPQPNWPQIIKVLSMNDYAVAKILLNTLIRDCGNFTSEDNYENLKKLKVTGINCGGFLCNSLSCKHFLKVTSALSLYSLMHVLTYIVQEPEHVIVSCLKQNHAWSNYLDRQQVWNQSRPPWLNAILKPLKNMMPPIIELLLEATKTGASMYQAMSLVIGCFTELYVTIPIAILKIALALNNNVPAHCHPIGGNILFHILCASLYSALLEFSVNYKPETEVRSGSRGTHHELSLFEFDDDSVIATTLAEAICGIDEDNKHTSQIDDFFQLVNENIEAINAKSYDKEFTEISSIIETNTDELLFTNSGRQALKVVHQCLLHASDLLLDSLRKNDIKNCFINIPVINPLTKPLTYIMFHIEDTAFDQFLIQYERTNWRKALTIPLSITLARARSQILLRPEFKNAGELTHEQREAMQSIKKLCSCVKTTHFK, from the exons ATGGAGATTATGGAAGATGGCAATTTAGTAGATCGCGTTAGGATTTTGTTGCAACGAGATATGCAATATTATCAG GAAATGCAGACGGTATTGAAAGAGCCAATATGCACTCGTATATCTGGTGGAAAACTCGATTTTCCAAGACACGCTTCTTTCGCCGCAATTAAAATTGTTACGTGGTGGGAATTAGATTTCCAAGCTGCTTTCAAACGCCACTCTGGATTATCAAGTAATGAAGAACGTGAAACTGCAGAGAGTGCAGAGACTGAGGATAgagttattaaacaaatacagcCATCCGAATTTATACTAACAGTCGTTGATACTGCCGAGCAATTATTAG AACACTTACATCTGCTCATTCAAGAATCATTGGATCACGCAGATTTAACAGTATTAACAGCCACATTGGGAGCAGCGGCATTAATCCGAAATTGTTTATGGTGTTACAGTCAACAGTCTAAAAGCATAGTTTCCGTTTCGACAGg TGAAAAGATAAACAAATCGTATAAATCTTATCACGAAATGGCTGAAGCAGTAGCAGAGAGAATATTAGACTTGCACTGTCGCTTAATTTCATTATACATTCTCAACGAAGCAGATTCTCTTAGCTGGAATGACGCGAAATCATTTTTCGAACGCGAACGCTGCTCCTTTGTGATACAAATGTGGTGGCTGTATATGCAAG GAACAAAGACAGATTTATGGAACACCGTTTCACCGAAAATGGCGCAACGTATTTTCTCCGGAATGTTGAACGAATCATTGTCTATTATTGTAACGAGATTCATTTAT GCTCGACCCAGCTTAGCACGTGCCGAACAGTTTTGGACAGACGCCTTCAATGTTCTTTGTTGCACGGGGTACCTTGCTTTAAACGCTTGTCTCAGCGTAAACGAAATGATCGGAACGAACTTAAATAAACTGCctgtcgctattagagatattcaTGCAAAGTGCAATGAACTGTTGACTTGTTTGTTATTGAGGGGCACGCCGCTTCAAGAATTGTACCAG GTTTTTCGTGTAGGGttagataatttaaaaattttgcaaCCGCGCCATGGACTCGCACCCTGGCTGCTAATATGTGCGCCGAATTTATTAGGTTCCGTAGAGTCTGACGTTTACGTTTCGAGTCTGCCTGAAGACAGAGCGGTGATCCTAGAATTGAACATACTTCGACACCAACCGCAACCGAATTGGCCTCAaataataaag GTACTTTCTATGAACGATTATGCAGTGGCCAAGATACTATTGAACACTTTAATTCGCGACTGTGGCAATTTCACATCTGAAGACAATTacgaaaatttaaagaaattgaaagtaaCTGGAATAAATTGCGGTGGCTTTTTGTGTAATAGTTTATCCTGCAAACATTTCTTGAAAGTTACGTCGGCGTTAAGTCTCTACAGTTTGATGCACGTTTTAACGTATATAGTGCAGGAACCGGAGCATGTTATTGTATCATGCTTGAAGCAAAATCATGCATGGTCCAACTACCTCGACCGACAACAG GTTTGGAATCAATCTAGACCTCCGTGGCTGAATGCTATTTTAAAgccattaaaaaatatgatgccgcctattattgaattattgttgGAAGCTACGAAA ACAGGAGCTAGTATGTATCAAGCAATGTCGTTAGTAATTGGCTGTTTCACTGAATTATACGTAACAATACCGATTGCCATTTTAAAGATCGCACTCgcgttaaataataatgttccCGCTCATTGCCATCCAATCGGTGGGAACATTCTTTTTCATATTCTTTGCGCGTCCCTTTATTCTGCTCTTTTGGAGTTCTCGGTGAACTATAAACCGGAAACGGAAGTCAGGTCAGGTTCCAGAGGAACGCATCATGAATTAAGTTTGTTCGAATTTGACGACGATTCGGTAATTGCGACCACGTTGGCCGAAGCTATCTGCGGCATTGACGAGGACAATAAACACACATCTCAAATTGATGACTTTTTTCAGCTTGTAAATGAAAA TATTGAAGCAATAAATGCGAAATCATACGATAAAGAATTTACTGAAATATCTTctattattgaaacaaatacTGATGAATTATTGTTTACAAATTCTGGGCGACAAGCACTAAAa GTAGTGCACCAATGTTTGCTTCATGCATCCGATCTATTATTGGATAGTCTACGTAaaaatgacattaaaaattgttttataaatataccgGTGATAAATCCTCTTACGAAACCGTTAACATATATAATGTTTCACATTGAAGATACCGCGTTTGATCAG tttcttattcAATATGAAAGGACAAATTGGAGAAAAGCTTTAACAATACCTCTGTCTATCACACTGGCACGCGCACGAAGTCAAATATTACTGCGTCCAGAATTCAAAAATGCAGGTGAACTAACACACGAGCAGAGAGAAGCTATGCAGTCTATTAAAAAGCTTTGTTCTTGTGTAAAAACAACGCATTTTAAGTAA